Below is a genomic region from Drosophila kikkawai strain 14028-0561.14 chromosome X, DkikHiC1v2, whole genome shotgun sequence.
CCGACATGGTGTTCTACAAGAACAAGCTAGTGCTGAGGCACAAGGACGGCGCCCTGATCGAGTTCAAGCCCATGGACTCACTCACTATGGTCTCGAACGGCAAGCAGCCACTGGAAGTGGCCTGCGCCCAAGAGTGGCGCGAAACCAGGTGGGTGTCCTGAACTCGCATTTCACTTACCAAATatacaatgaatttccccttTGCCGACAGACCCGAGCAGACCACGGAGGAGAAATTCAAACCCTTTGACTGGACATTTACATCCACCTACCAGGGCACCATGAACGACAAAGTGCGAGCCGAGAGCACAGACCAGACGCTCAACAAGTTCAAGCTGATGCAGCGCGAGAACATCATATTCTACCAGGATCTCACCCTATTCGAGGACGAGCTGCATGACCACGGCATATCCGTGATGAGTGTGCGCATCGTAAGTAGACTGCTTGGCATGGAGGTCACGCCcagaaattttatttcattccatTTGCTGGCAGCGCGTGATGCCCTCTGGTTTCTTCATACTTCTGCGCCACTTCCTCCGCGTGGACGGCGTGCTTATGCGGATGCATGACACCCGTTTTCACCACGAGATTGAAAACGATTTCATCTTGAAGGAGTACATCTACCGGGAGGCGCCCTGGGCCGAGCTCCTGACCTACACTGCCTTCTGGACCAACCCAGATGAGATGCAGAACTACCTGCCCGTAAAATCCAAGGAATTGCAAAAGCTATACTTTAAGTAGTTCGGTTCCCAGGCCCAGGGCCGTTTTCCAAATTGTATTCGCAGGACGACCATGAAAAGCGCAAGCGATTTAACCAAGAACTTTTGCTAAGTGCGGTTGTTTATTGCCACCACTGTGCGCATGCGCAGACATTAAAAGCGATTCTCCTACAAGGCACACTACGAATAACAGCTATGAATACGAATATAATAAGGGGTCGGAGCAGCTGCCGCGCTTAGGCGGTTCCAAGTAGGGCAGTCAGGGCCCGCTTGTAGTCGCCGGAGGTCTCGGCCTgcaaagaaaccaaaaaaaaaaaaagaaaaaacgagTTAAGTTTCGCTACGAGATGGGCTGCCCTATTTACACTACAACTACAGCTACTTAAATTTGGGAGAAAAACTTGGATGTTAGTGAGCAAGCCGGATCCCAGACGATAAGTATTCGTCCACTGGACCAATCTGGAATTTGgaagacatttttttttcaagtgtaaTGGGTGAGGGGATAGCAACTGTAGTGTAAACAGGCCAAAATAGGACTTTGGGATTATGCAACCGCTCTACCAATAATGCCGTGACCAATACTTACGTCCTAGGACAACACAAACACCGCAACAAATACCGAATATACAAGAGTAAAAGGGTAAAGAGGAACGGAAAGCGATACGTTAGCCAGGTGCAAAGTTATGGGCGATCTCGCGGGATTCACTTACCACCACGGCGCTGTGCAGCGTACGGTTGTAGATGCGCTCAAACTCCTGCTTAATGGTCTCCAGGTCGATCTCCGAGCGACTGACGATGATCCGAATGAGGGTGGCGTCATCGGTGCCAGCTCCATTCATGGCCTTGTACAGGCGGTTGGCGAAGAAGGCCGCAGGCGACTGGACGCACTCAACTGAAGGTAGGTGGTCGATGGTAGATAGCTTAGAGATAACAATATTAGGGGGCTCACCTATGGCCATCATGGCCTCGTGCAGTTCGTCGGACATCTCGTGCTTGATGGCCTGCTCGATGGTCTGGCCGGACAGCTCCTTGTACTCCTCGAAGACGAGCCGCAGCTGGGGGAAGCTAGCATGCGACATGATCCGGTTGAAGACCTCCTCGTCTGTGCCAAGTTTGGCCTCACCGGCAGCGTACAGCTGAGCGGCTTGCTCCTTGGCCTCGCTGGCATCCGTGGGTGTGGTTAAGCCATCACGAACACCGGTCACAATCAGGGTGAGGAGGCGGCGGAAGAAGCCAGAAGTCTCGCTGCACATCTGCTCGGCAAGCGGGCGCTGGTAGCGCTCCTCGTAGGCAGCCACAATCTGGGCCATCTCCTCGTTACTCTTGGTGCACAGGATCTCGACGAGCGTAGCCTCCTCGGTGCCCATGCCAGCCATGGCGGCATGCAGTTGCTTGCACAGGTACTCAACAGGTGGCATCATTAGGCCCACGATCACATCCTCGAACTTGCCACCCAGCTCGCTCTTAAGATCCTCTACCATGTCCCGCTCGAACTCGGCCTCGTATACGGCACGGATCGTCTGGCGCTGCTGGTTGCTCCTGCCGGCGAGCACATCGATGATCTCCTGCTCGTCGGTACCGAATCCCTTCATCGCTGCCCGCAGCGTCTGGGCGTCGGCGGCGGCATCAAAGGGGGTGGCGTTCGTCACCGTGGGCACGGGCTGGCGGATGACGATGACGCATCGCAGTGGCAAATCAATAAGTGCACTGTTTTGTCTTTTCTATGGCGCAACAACTTACCTTGTAGTCCATAGCTTGGCTGGAGAATAAGTATGGGAGCACTTTTATTTGGCGGTAGCTTCTTCTTTTTGGGGTCACTTAAATTCGCGTTAAATCAGCGTTTCTCCTCTAGGTTTCTCGTTTTTCCCTGGGTTTCTCGTTCACAACGCGCGTCTTGTCGTCTCCGCTCGCTCTCGGGGAATGCTACGAATGCCGATGATGGGAGGCAGTGACGGTGACGGTGCAGTGGGTTCGGGTTCGGTTTGGTCTCTCTGCTCCGCTCCTCCTCTTCTTTCCGTCTCGCATTCTCCGTGGGCACCGGTTCTAGAAGCTTTTGCGAGCGCGACTTTTGCCCGAAGCTTTCAATTCAGCTTCTAATGCACTTGGCTGGCATTCCACGGCAGCTGAATCACTCCGGGCACGGGCACTGGCttggaattaattaattgaagcCAAGCCACTTACGGAGATCGGatgatatgtacatatgtatgtatatatataagatgACTGATGTCTTGGTCATCATAGAAAGCCGAAATAGCTATCGTGAATAGGGTGAATTACCCATTTGAATAATCAACGCTGCCAAAAAATTGAAAGTTTtctaaaaagtttaaaatagtTACATTAAGAAATGCTTTAATTgatcaaatttaaaagaatttagaatattctaaaatcaaaaaagatTGGACGAAAAAACCCAAAGAACCAAGTGATAACCACTTTTATGGAAATCGACTGGGTATCCTTAAagtcggtttttttttctgccaaCAAGCGCAATATCTCCGAAATGACATTTCCATCTCCACAGACTTTGAATAATGCCATATAGTAATCTCCaagggtgtgtgtgtatatagaTATTATCTTTATTTAATCTCGTTAAATAGGCTTCGctctaatacatttacatttttgggCTCTTTCAGTTAAGTGGCTTTCTTTCCGTCGCTCTTCTGTTCTCTACTTCCTCCTAGCCCCCTTTTCTTATCTCTGTCTTTCTTCTTCTCAGGTTCAAGCTTAATTTAttgttgtatatatgtatataatatgtagttaatttattttatgtgctCCGCTGTATGTCTGCAAACGGTCTTTCTTCATTCTTTCTAgttgcaaaaattaaataaaaagagaagaaaccAATTTGCAGATTgcaaaatttgattaaaagaacggaacaattaaataaatatcaagctaaataaaaataccaatTGTTAGCGCCGCTCTTTATAATTCTCTGTCTCGtaataaatatctaaattcCGTTTCATTGGATGAACTTTCTAATACATTTACTTGAGTTACTTGACGGACTGAGGGAGGCGGAGTGACGAGTGGGAGGTGATCCAACGAGCATGCTGAGCATTTGGACTGCGGATGAGCGTGGGTTTTGTCTGGTCTATACACAGCGTTAAGGAGCAGTAGGGAtcacaaaaaaagagaatacaaattaaatttcaatcaAGGACTCTTCACCCTCGCGGAATcgactactactactactactactatcGCCCTAGACTTCGTCGCTCTGGTTGAGCTTGATCTCGTTGAGATGCGAGTTGAACCGCGACCACTCGTCCCGCGACGGCTGTGCCAGATTCTCGGCCACATCGTACACGTACAGCTTGCCGGCCTCGTCGCCGATGCATACATGCAGGCCGGAGGGCGTCCAGGAGACGCGATTTAGCGCCGGTGCTCCCGCCACAACGATAGAGGCTGTTGGCACCTCGGTGTCCTGGTTGAGGTTCCACAGATCCAAACGGCCACTGCCGTCGACGGCGGCAAAGAGAGCCGGATGAACTGGCGACCAGGCCACGTCCATCACATAGTCCGAGTTATCTTCGAACGAGTACAGCGGCTTTGTGTCCTGGAAGAGACAGCAAATGAGAGATGTAGATACGTGAGATAGATTTACGTCAAGTCTTAAGGAGTACCTTAAGCGACCAAAGCTTGATGGTCCAGTCGATCGACGAGGTGAGGAAAAGGTGGCCAAAGTCCGGCGAGAGTTGGTTGTAGTGTGTGGAAATGCCAGTGATGGGGCCCAGATGCCGTTCGTACACCTCGTTGACACCGGAGCGAAGGCCATGGCGCGAGGCAGAGTAGACGTAACCGTCCTCGCTGCCCATCACCAACGAGTTAATCTCGTTGGCCGGGAAGGCCATGGATGTAATGGCGATGGCCTTCGACTGTCGCTGCTGCAGCTCGAGCGTGTCCTGCGGCTGTGACAACATGTCTAAAGACCAGGAGCACAGCTTGCCGTCCGAGGATATGGAGATGACATTGTGCGCATTCTGGGTGCCCACCATTTGGAGGCAGTAAACGGGATGCGTGTGGGCAGCAGCACTTAGCGGCGTGCGCTGAATGGGAGTGCGCTTCTGGATACGGTTGTCCCACAGCACAATCTGGCCCGAGTAGGTGCCGCCGAGGATCAGGTTGGGATTGAACTTGGCAAAGCAGGTGGACATCACCGCGCTCTGACAGTGAAAGATGTCCTCGGGCGTGGTCTTCTTAAACTTTGTATTCCAGACCATTACGACGCCATCGGGCTCGTTGGGGCTCTCCTCGTTGTTGTGATACGAGGCCACCACTAGCTCCGGGAAGTGCGTGGACCAATCCATGCTGGTGATGCAGCGGTTCTTCGACCAGCGTTCCTCGTAGAAAACTCGATTCAGTGAGAGCCGTGCATGCGATCGCTCGTCACTGGATTCCTCGCTGTCGCCGCCGCCAATGTAGTCCGTGTAGATGTCCACGTTCTCCGAGAGGGCTCGCTCGATAACGCGGCCGGCGCGCACCACAAACCGCTGGAAGTCCTCCGATAGGATGATCatctgcttctgctcctcggACAGCTCGTTGACTGAAAGAAAGGAAGTTAAATGGAGAACTTAATTTGATGATTCAATATACTCACCCTCTTTCTTCGCCTCAGTCTCTTTCTTGATCTCGAGCGGCGTAATGGCCGGGGCCACGTCCTTGACGGTGGGCAGGCCGTGGGTGAGATAACCCGGGGGCAGCTTGGAAGTGAATCCATTGTCCAGATGCGGCAGCGAGCTCTCTTCGTCATCTCCTTGGGCATCAAATGCAAGCACTGTTTAAGGTATAAAACTAACACAGCTAGAGGAACATGACAATCGACAGAACAGGAACAATTCTACTTTTTTTTCGGCTCTTCATCAATTTGAGTTTGGGTTGAttgatttcttttcttttcgattcgattcgtttcgtttttttttttttgcgttctTCTTTGGCTGCGTTTTGATTTGACTTGAAACTGCAAAATTTCTGTGACCTTTggctttgttattttttattttcttttaatttttgggggTTCGCTGGGACGGGATTTAGGTTGGTTTTGGGTTAGGTTATGATTTAAGGGAATGTGAAGCTTGTGGGTGGGAGGGAGCGCGAGAGATAGAAGTGGAGATGCAGGGCACGGAGTTCGCATTTCTTCGGTTGGTCACATGCTGCAACTTTATAAGGTGGTCTCATCAGCTTTTAGCTTCCCGTATCCGCTCTCAGAAAGGTAGGCAATAGCTATTGATCTCAAAAGAGAGAGCAGCTTTCCTTACATAGTTGCAGCATGGCACCTTACCTTGTTCGTCTTCTTTAGCATCCCGTTTGGGGGGGTGGGCGTGCGTGAGAGTGGATCACaaatgcgtgtgtgtgcgcaAGGTatagtgagagagagagattgaAAGATAGATTTATGGCGGCTGGTGCATGGCTGTTAAAAACTGTTAAACACTGTAGAGCGCACGCACACAGGTGCATATATCAGACTGTAGTTTGTTATCGATATATACACAGTTTCTTTGGGCATGGACAGGTGAGTACatatgtgtttgtgtgcgttgtttttggttggttgttttttaattcacCTAGTTAATACACAAAGCCaattacagaaataaaaaaatttacaatttcctTGCATCGGTTAAGCTCGGTTTCTGTTTAAATTAACTCTATCAACGTTATTGCTATTGTACACCACATCGtttgtttcattttcattttcgttttttttttctccacccATTTTATAATTGCTtgcacttaaaattatttagttttatgctAGAAATATATTACACATATATTTAACATTGTAAAGTTAACGGCCGATTGATCGAGTCTGTTACAGTGCTGTAATTGTAATCAAAGAGAGGATCGAGAGAGCTGCGGGAGGGAGAgattgagagagagagccgaAGCCAAACATCATCGCTCGCtgtcgagtgtgtgtgtgcgggagtGATGGGGTGAGTGTGGGTGGCAAGGACACTATGGCCAACCCAATTTGAAGCATGAAATGAAGCAAGCCTAGCGCATCCCTGTCTCTGtccctgttgctgctgcgctgttgttgctgctattgttgattttgttttcgGTTGTTGCGTTAGAGGAGTTAGTGGTTAGGACAAAGTTATCATGTTACGTATCCAGAGTTTAGGATGAGTGATTAGGGTTAGCAACACGGCACACACAGGTGGTCGGGGGTGGGACAGAGGAAAAGGGAAaggcaggaacaggagcaggagcaggagcagtagCAGTCATGCAAGGAAAGCTGTACACAAGCATAGATGAAGGGGAGATAGAGAGCGAGACGGGTCCGTTAGAATAGTGTTGTGAGAGCGCAAGTGTCTGGTGTTTcttcaattcaatttatttttcaacactGACATCTCGAAGAATCGaatttttcaacgcattttctGTGCTTTTACTTCGATTTCGTTTCGCTTGCCAAGTGAGAATTGGAACGTTCCTATTTTGCTTCATGTCGATTCCTTCATCACTGTTCAATATTTCGTTGGGGCGGCGTCTGGCCTGTACCTACCTGTGAATTCATCCTCCCACTCTAAACCCGGATTAAGATTGTATTCATCTTGaagaaatataaagaaataaatatattgtacATACATTGCTGGTAGTTTTTCTGGTTTTGTGActttaaatcaaaatcaaaacgaaaaaaagagTTTGGCTTTAGCAAACTGCCGATAAAAGTCGATAAATCGATCAATAGATCGATACTCAATTGTTTTGTAACTAAATTCATACGGTAAAACGATAAGGTAAAAAGTGTGAAATGCTTGATTTTAGTGTGCTTTTAACTGTTGCTTGTGGCTTATATTAGCGAAATGATCACACATGGTCACATACGAATATATGTTGTATATATAGgatatatgtttgtatgtatgtttaaGTACTATTAGCACACAAGCCTGGCTTATTTAATGAGAACACAAACAGTGGCGAGGGGAGGagataaaaagtttttatcaTACAGCTTAGGATGTTCAACGATATCGGTTAATTAATCATACGTAGGTATTcatagatatacatatatagactCTCGATTCTGTGCTTTCACATGCAGTTTCGCTGtgtgattgtgtgtgtgtgtgtgtgtgtgtatgtctgTGATCGATTCTTATAGGTTATCATAGACTTAAAATATCATAGACTAAAAAATAATGGACTAGAAATATTCATTCTAAAATTCGGTTATGCTAAGATCGATAAAAATCAAGATAAGATACGGCTTCTTCTAAAATGATAACTCTCGAATACATATAGCTTTCATATGGAAGCACAAATATggtaaaaatatgttaataaaaaaaggatttaaaataaaactggtTAAATCTTAAAACGATAACGAAAACTACGATacttaaaagaattaaaacttataaattggGTGGAgattaacaattttttgttgactttttttcatttcgttaTAAAATCGCTTGACGATTTGATGCAAACTGAATCTCTGTTGCGATGTGGTTCTAGAGCTAATTGAAACAAATCAGtagtttttaaaatcatattaaaTGTACACataagtaatatatatatgtatatatattatatatataatccgGATTGGGGAACAAATTAAACGATCGAATTGAAAACGAAGATCGAAGAAGCAACTACGAGAGGCTAggacataaacataaatgtATCTATACATAGAATAGCAATATCAGGCATACACTATATAAGTCATACAAGTCAGGAAGTCGGAAGGAGGAGGAAAGACTACGTTGATCAAGAGGAGGGTGTTTGTGTGGAAGAGATAGAGCAAAACTACACAGGTAGAGGTACGAATACGTAATAcggataaatatatatgtataaatagaAATTGAGCTGggataaatacaaatttacgGGTTACGGATATTACGGGTACGATTATACGATACGCTTTACGGGTGCCTTACACAGACCGCAACTACGGAGGCTGAAAAGTTCTAGGTAGAAGGTTACGCATACAACGAGGACTACTCACCATAATAATCCGTAGCATGAGCTGCAGTTTTTTTTGCGTGCGTGCCAAAAACAGATAAGGGGGGAGAGAGAAAGTAAATagacaaattattaaatgctCTCAAACGGTGTAAACGCTAATGAtcgatggatggatggatgctGGACTGGGGAGCGGTTTATGCTATGCGGTGGATGAGTAGAGACTGCAGCGTAAATGGATCGAATACGGAACTAATAATCGTAAGGATGACGGAAATTAAGGGACAATAGTGCTACCAAGAACCTTCTTTTACACCAAACGGTGCgaattgacaaaaaaaaaaaacagcttatttagatattaattattataataatcagaagaaaatagatttaaaactACACGTGATACATAGGTTTAAATTTAGAATGAGAAATATTAGGaaactgtatttattttgtttttaatttaaatttttacattATCTGATTATATATGATATCCTTAAGGgggaaaccaaaatttttggGGCTGTggcatatttaaaaaaatatttgtatacattttttttatcttcGATTTCCCTTTTAACTATCTACAAAGTTTCACTATGATTGCTTGACCGTCTTCtacaaaaatgtcaaaaatttaacataaaaaacGAACTTAGTACAAGGTTATATTGAAAATACAaacagaaatatattaaattatgacTACAAATACACAAAAGGAATTTTAAAAGGTATTCTATACAAGGAATTTAATATGAAATTCAAGGCTCAATTGGCAGCACTTGGGGGAAAAGCAAATAAGGCTAAGGGAGCAAAGCAAGGCGAGGCTGTCATAAGATGATCGATCCAACAGGTGTGATTATGTGTACAAAACGACAAGTAACAACATTGAGttgaagcaaaaaaaaaggcaatgGGACTGTCATAATTTGGGCACCAATTCTACCACGCTTATACGGACTTTGTGCGGAGATCGTATAAACGTTGCACATGGCTCTCTCTAAGCGTgtcacatatatgtatatatttttcggtCTAGGTTTCATTTTTTACCATAACAAATTTTGTGCTGATCTGATTAGGTGTGGAGTTTGCTTAAAATTAAGATTAGTACCTTTACGTGGACGCCACCAGTCCTCCATATATCCTGACAGAGGCGAGGAGTGGCAAGAAAGAACtgtatttgttattttatttcactATGGATTATgcttttctgttttgtttttctctgctGGGAAGAGAGGCGAGACGGGGGATATGGGGTTTGATGGGGGGGAGGGAAAAGCGCGCAACCGGAACCGGAATCAGCCTGGGGGGCAGCATGCAGCATTTTCAACTAGCGCCAGACAGAACGGGACAACTCGGAGGATACATATAGAGGTGgatagaaagagagagagagagagaaaggtaGACACCTTCCGCCAGATGGGCGGGGACGCAGGGAAGCCAAACACAGTCAACAACGAGACCAAGAACAAGAACAGCAACAGTAGCGAAAGATGGAGTCAAAACTATGGACAGTGGTAGAAATAGAGACCCAAGCTCCCCTCCCCGGCGGTAATACGCACCATCACGTTCGTGTCCGCCGGTACTGGTCGTCTGTGTCTGTTTCGTATAGACCAGCGTCTCCTTTGGTGGAATGTTCGTTGCCTGGACATTGTAGACGCTCAGGTTGAGGGGCTGTTTCTTGAGGCCGCTGTGAGAGTGGGGAAATCAGTATTAGTAACGTAAATTTccatattaataatattatcttAAGGTATTCCGGCCCATAAAACTAATATAGCTTGCTTTCAAGATGCTCAGATTACTTCTATAAAAGTATTACTCACCTTTGCCCATTGACGGTGGCCTGCAAGCTGGCATCGGGGGTCTGTGTGTTGGAGTTGTCCGACGTCATCGAGTTGACGGAGGACAGGGAGGAGAGCACCTCGGATACGGGGGCCACGCCCAGCGAGGACAGCATTTCGTCGAGATCCCTAAAACGTCGACAACAGGAGGCAGGTAAGTTTCAATACAAAAAGACATGTTAATAGAGGAAAAACCCACTTGCGCTGATCTTTATCAATGCCAGCACCGCCGCCAATTCGGCCGGCCGCTTCCTCCATGTCCTTGATCTCCTTCTCGCGCCGCCTTCGATCCTTCTCCTCGCGCAAAGCGGCCAGCTTGGCCTTCTTGCGTTCCAGCTCAGCCTTGCGATCCATTTCGGTGGCTGCTTGGGACTTGGATGTGTGTGCGGGGTTTGCTGGTGCGGAACTGGAGCTGGTCTAGGAGCTGAACTGGAACTGCAGGTGGATATGGGTGAGACTCGCTGCAAGGGAAGGGAGCGTGAATAATGTTGGCTCTGATGATGTCACCAACTGGCCAGGCCAAGTGCGAAGAaagcgtgtgtgtgcgtgggccAGTCTCAAAACAACGCCAATTGGGATTCGCAGCTGCAAATGCACATTTGACGAATGCATATTAATCTGCAATGTTGAACTCTAATCGGAACATCTGTACGCGCACCTGGCGTtttttgcgaaaaaaaaatcaataaattggATGCGCCTGCTGACGCCCAGGGGTAACTTTTCTCGCTCGTTTTTTAACGTTTTCGGGTGAGACTAGCCGCTAGCACAATGGTATTTTACTAAAACCTACCACTACCAACCTCTGGCCGTTCTTTTCACGTTGCTCTACTGCTAAGTAAATACTTAATTCAACATTTTTCAACTTTGTAAAAATGCGACTTTAATGTTTTGACTATGGCAGAGAGCTAGAGATGGAACTTTGCATAGCTTTTCCGTAACCAGTCACAACTATTGTCACGGCGGCGAAAAGTGGCAAAAGGCCCCGCCTGGGTTAAAGGCGACCAATTGGCCTGTCGGGTAGGAAAAGTCAGTGCTCGAAACTATGCAGATTCCCCAAAAAGCCACTTTCCAAATTGGGATTTTTCTGTGTATTCTGGAGATAACAGGTAACAGCTGGCGTGATTGCGATAGTCGAATATATTCGATAGTCGATATTTCCCCGCTAGATCTGGCGGCTAGCGGGTATTAAATTAAGCTcactcattaaaaatttaccCAAATTTGACTAAGTCAATAAACTATTCcaaatttctttctttaacGAATTActtactaaaaatattatcaacGTATAGcaataatttccttttttataattaGCTTATTTCAGTTTATTTTGGTTCAGAATCTAGCTTTCACGGTTGTTCATCTCTAACCCAATGCTCTGGTAGCACTGTTGCGCTCAACAGCACACTGTAAACTATCGCTACCTGttacattttgaataaatactGTTATATTTTCGAGAAATACTCAaaagttaaaaacaaaataatattactgTCTTGTGAtattaaaatgtcaaattgattttaatttaaatttcaaattaaatcaaataatagttttttctGAGAAAGTCTTTCAATATGTTTCTTTATCTCTTAATACATAGTTTACAGATTGCAAATAAATTCTAATTATTTAAgccatttaaattatttaaggttatttttttaagttacaTTTTagcaaattgtattttattttatttatttttttatttatattttctttgtcaAGTTAAAAATGAGTtgacataaataatatacttataaagatgaaattttttttttgagcatATAACGTGGTTCCATTACCAAAAGAGATTTATTAAATCGAAATGCATGGCATATTGTTCAAATTGGTAGTTaactgaatttaaaattatttgttttaatcaacTCTACCTACTCTATTAGTAATCTTGGTTGGCTAATTTTGCTATGCAGTGCATGTTCGCCGGCAAGTGAAATCCCAAGAACCCGTCGTCGTGGAAATAGAAAGCTCGATGAGAATGCGCAATTAAATGATTTGTCTTTCTATAATTTATGCCACCAATGACACCAGCTGTGGCTGCACTTAACTGTAATTAATACACCttagggtgtgtgtgtgtgtatataacctctttgttttttttacattCGCAATTACCTCTTGATTGCTTTTCTGACCCGACCCCAAAAAACCATGGAGAAAAGGCCAAAGAAATGCTGGCAACGTTTCCGATCGATCGATCCCTTTGggggtttatttttggtttggcCTGGGCGCATCTGCATTTTAAAAGCCAGCATTTGACGACCTATA
It encodes:
- the AnxB10 gene encoding annexin B10, which encodes MDYKPVPTVTNATPFDAAADAQTLRAAMKGFGTDEQEIIDVLAGRSNQQRQTIRAVYEAEFERDMVEDLKSELGGKFEDVIVGLMMPPVEYLCKQLHAAMAGMGTEEATLVEILCTKSNEEMAQIVAAYEERYQRPLAEQMCSETSGFFRRLLTLIVTGVRDGLTTPTDASEAKEQAAQLYAAGEAKLGTDEEVFNRIMSHASFPQLRLVFEEYKELSGQTIEQAIKHEMSDELHEAMMAIVECVQSPAAFFANRLYKAMNGAGTDDATLIRIIVSRSEIDLETIKQEFERIYNRTLHSAVVAETSGDYKRALTALLGTA
- the LOC108074171 gene encoding TIP41-like protein, whose product is MANDCPTVVARLPVSSEQIKFHDWDISYEKSHILKSICKLGIDQSCPKDDANRCDLCHYQHSLELPHLPDMVFYKNKLVLRHKDGALIEFKPMDSLTMVSNGKQPLEVACAQEWRETRPEQTTEEKFKPFDWTFTSTYQGTMNDKVRAESTDQTLNKFKLMQRENIIFYQDLTLFEDELHDHGISVMSVRIRVMPSGFFILLRHFLRVDGVLMRMHDTRFHHEIENDFILKEYIYREAPWAELLTYTAFWTNPDEMQNYLPVKSKELQKLYFK